From the genome of Nanoarchaeota archaeon, one region includes:
- a CDS encoding ATP-binding protein, whose translation MNNEEIIEILSSWNFWRREQETGIERKTYLDNIGRMARTEQIVAITGVRRSGKSTLMKQFIKRKMSEGADKSSFLYVNFEEPKFSGILSLEFLQQIYDSYMEIIKPKGKPWIFLDEVQNVPKWERFVRGLHEKKEANIFISGSTSKLLSKELGTLITGRWVEIKAYPLSFREFLLFNQVKIENKLDMLSQKTRIKQLLREYLEFGGFPLAALKEEKEEILRRYFDDIVERDVAMRHKIRKTEKLKALARYYLTNFSSAASYRKIAGFLGVSADSVERFSACMAEAYLVFFVPKFSYSLKEQEVNPRAVYCIDSGLINIAGFRFSENIGKLYENTVFLSLVKSGKEIYYYKNKGECDFLIKNGQKVMQAIQVSYQIKENKDREINGLMEAMDAFKLKEGLIITEDVESEEKINDKKISYTPLWKWLLE comes from the coding sequence ATGAACAACGAAGAAATAATAGAAATACTGAGCAGCTGGAATTTCTGGAGAAGAGAGCAAGAGACAGGTATAGAACGAAAAACATATCTTGATAATATCGGCCGCATGGCGCGCACAGAGCAGATTGTAGCCATAACAGGTGTTCGAAGAAGCGGAAAATCTACTTTGATGAAGCAATTCATTAAAAGAAAGATGTCGGAGGGTGCCGACAAATCATCTTTTTTATATGTAAATTTTGAAGAGCCGAAATTCTCGGGCATTCTTTCCCTTGAATTTCTGCAGCAGATTTATGACTCGTATATGGAAATAATAAAGCCGAAAGGCAAGCCTTGGATTTTTTTGGATGAAGTGCAAAATGTCCCGAAATGGGAACGATTTGTCAGGGGTTTGCACGAAAAAAAAGAAGCAAATATTTTTATTTCCGGCTCGACTTCAAAGCTGCTTAGCAAGGAACTGGGCACACTCATTACCGGCAGATGGGTGGAAATAAAGGCGTATCCTCTGAGTTTTCGTGAATTCCTGTTATTCAACCAAGTGAAAATAGAAAATAAGCTGGATATGCTCTCCCAAAAAACCCGAATAAAACAGCTACTTCGCGAATATCTAGAATTCGGCGGATTTCCTTTAGCGGCGCTAAAAGAGGAAAAGGAAGAAATACTTCGAAGATATTTCGACGACATTGTGGAACGGGACGTGGCCATGCGGCACAAGATAAGAAAAACAGAAAAACTAAAAGCGCTTGCCAGATATTATTTGACAAATTTTTCGTCAGCCGCTTCATATAGAAAGATTGCAGGGTTTTTGGGCGTAAGCGCGGATAGTGTAGAGCGATTTTCTGCTTGCATGGCAGAAGCGTATCTTGTATTTTTTGTTCCAAAATTTTCATACTCGCTAAAAGAGCAGGAAGTAAATCCGAGAGCAGTATATTGTATTGATTCCGGATTGATAAACATTGCCGGTTTCAGGTTTAGCGAGAATATTGGAAAGTTGTATGAAAATACAGTGTTTCTTTCATTAGTTAAAAGCGGAAAAGAAATATATTATTATAAAAATAAAGGAGAATGCGATTTTTTGATAAAGAACGGACAAAAGGTTATGCAAGCAATACAAGTTTCATATCAAATAAAGGAAAACAAGGATCGTGAAATTAATGGATTAATGGAGGCTATGGACGCCTTTAAGCTAAAAGAGGGGCTTATAATAACTGAGGATGTGGAAAGCGAGGAAAAAATAAATGATAAGAAAATCAGTTACACCCCTCTTTGGAAATGGCTTTTGGAATAA
- a CDS encoding right-handed parallel beta-helix repeat-containing protein, with product LANNTILTTNTSAYGVYIYSSALNNITGGSIIAQKSYDYYLDLDSASNTNNFTGTNFTAKRQIYFQDTSTWFNYNNNTGNVWLKNKLSAAGSLNRTLATWSNNTLKWNETPSAALTATYNLTGLLPSKTYAIYNTTGSIRTRAYLQDTDASGVLPSFTIALNGNTQIQVQALNLTSCGDLDLPETYNLVGNVSADATCFTIKADNVTLDGAGYWINYSQSVSGYAINDSLGYDNLTIMNLNIVHSDDAITDAHAVYLRGVTNATIKNNSIVTRGDNSRGIYLTASSNSNSIANNSLRVLMGYYDYGIVLNSSSSNILSNNNITTDSFAGASAGIYVNLSSNSNTLINNTITTLGLGEDGIYVDSSNLNNITNNTIYSSGTAYGITLLLSNTNQIKGNILISGGTDDIYVRSSNNNSISEGTALSYYLRNASTTNNFTNTNFTVPGYISFYDTTSWFNYNNETNGNIWLKAKTSSASSTYTRTLTTWSNSTMKWNETPSVALTATYNLTGLLANTTYAIYNTTGSIRTRAYLQDTDASGVLPSFTIALNGNTQIQVQALNLTSCGDLDLPEAYNLVGNVSADSTCFTIKENNVTLDGAGYTINYSQIGNGYGINNTGGWDNITIKNLNIVQDNATADGTTNHGIYTSGMINSNITNNTISIKDGSGYGVYLYSSSNSNTLSNNTISTSGSYGYGVWLRLSSSSNTLANNTISTSGSWGYGVWLSSSGTNTLANNTISTSGSDGYGVVLSSSGTNTLANNTILTTNTSAYGVYIYSSALNNITGGSIIAKASYDYYLDLDSASNINNFTGTNFTAKRQIYFNDATSWFNYRNDSSQNIWLKTNVSAAGSLNRTLVNWNTIVMRWNDTNGTAGLTARYNITGMLPGTTYYVYNTSAGTQENPYTLTADANGNLQSFTIALNGSTEISVGTPTMVSTAASNSNWVWQLPYTGDKIRLGNEVNWTWTTFNNSGAGWTIPRGSATNWTWA from the coding sequence AACGTCTGGCTTAAGAACAAACTTTCCGCCGCAGGCTCCCTGAACCGCACCCTCGCCACATGGTCTAACAATACATTGAAATGGAACGAAACGCCTTCGGCAGCGCTGACTGCGACGTATAACCTCACAGGACTTCTGCCGTCAAAGACTTACGCAATCTACAACACCACCGGCAGCATAAGGACAAGAGCATACCTGCAGGACACTGATGCAAGCGGAGTTCTGCCGTCATTCACAATCGCACTTAACGGCAACACGCAAATACAGGTTCAGGCGCTCAACCTGACGTCGTGCGGCGATTTGGACCTTCCGGAGACGTATAATCTTGTTGGAAATGTTTCTGCTGATGCGACGTGCTTCACAATCAAGGCGGACAACGTCACTTTGGACGGAGCTGGATATTGGATAAACTATTCTCAATCAGTGTCGGGGTATGCAATAAATGATTCATTGGGATATGACAATCTTACGATAATGAATCTCAATATTGTTCATAGTGATGATGCGATTACCGATGCTCATGCGGTTTATCTAAGAGGTGTAACGAACGCAACCATAAAGAACAATTCTATTGTTACACGGGGAGACAATAGCAGGGGCATATATTTAACGGCATCAAGCAACTCAAACAGCATAGCCAATAACAGTCTGCGTGTTCTTATGGGATATTATGACTATGGTATCGTACTGAACTCCAGCAGCTCGAACATATTGTCAAATAACAACATAACAACAGATTCATTCGCTGGCGCAAGTGCCGGCATATATGTCAATTTATCAAGCAATTCAAACACGCTGATAAATAACACAATAACTACATTAGGCTTAGGCGAGGATGGTATCTATGTGGACTCCTCAAACTTGAATAACATAACAAACAATACAATATATTCTTCAGGCACTGCGTACGGAATAACGCTGTTATTGAGTAACACAAATCAGATAAAAGGCAACATTTTGATCTCTGGTGGGACGGATGATATTTATGTTCGGTCATCGAACAACAACTCCATTTCCGAAGGCACAGCACTCAGTTATTATCTGAGAAATGCAAGCACGACAAATAACTTTACAAATACCAATTTTACTGTGCCGGGATATATTTCATTTTATGACACAACTTCATGGTTCAACTACAACAACGAGACCAACGGAAATATTTGGCTAAAGGCAAAGACATCTTCAGCAAGTAGTACATATACCAGGACTCTTACGACATGGTCCAACAGCACAATGAAATGGAACGAAACGCCTTCAGTAGCTTTGACTGCGACGTATAATCTGACCGGCCTTTTGGCAAACACAACATACGCAATCTACAACACTACGGGCAGCATAAGGACAAGAGCATACCTGCAGGACACTGATGCAAGCGGAGTTCTGCCGTCATTCACAATCGCACTTAACGGCAACACGCAAATACAGGTTCAGGCGCTCAACTTAACGTCGTGCGGCGACTTAGACCTTCCTGAGGCGTATAATCTGGTCGGAAATGTTTCTGCAGATTCGACGTGTTTTACAATCAAGGAGAATAACGTCACCCTTGACGGCGCAGGATATACGATTAATTATTCGCAAATTGGCAATGGTTATGGGATAAATAACACAGGCGGCTGGGATAATATTACGATAAAGAACCTGAATATTGTTCAGGATAATGCAACTGCAGATGGGACAACAAACCACGGTATATATACTTCAGGGATGATAAATAGTAATATAACGAATAACACTATAAGTATAAAAGACGGAAGCGGATACGGCGTCTATCTCTACTCGTCCAGCAATTCAAACACCCTTTCGAACAACACCATCTCGACCTCGGGCTCATACGGATACGGCGTCTGGCTCAGATTATCCAGCAGTTCAAACACCCTCGCGAACAACACCATCTCGACCTCGGGCTCATGGGGATACGGCGTCTGGCTCTCCTCGTCCGGCACAAATACCCTCGCGAACAACACCATTTCAACCTCGGGCTCAGACGGATACGGCGTTGTGCTCTCCTCGTCCGGCACAAATACCCTCGCGAACAACACCATCTTAACAACAAACACATCGGCGTACGGCGTCTATATTTATTCATCCGCATTGAACAACATCACAGGCGGCTCGATAATCGCAAAGGCGAGCTATGACTATTATCTTGACCTTGATTCTGCATCTAATATCAACAACTTCACCGGCACAAACTTCACCGCAAAAAGACAGATTTACTTCAATGACGCCACTTCATGGTTCAACTACAGAAACGACAGCTCGCAGAACATTTGGCTCAAGACAAATGTTTCTGCCGCAGGCTCGCTCAACCGCACCCTTGTCAACTGGAACACAATTGTTATGCGCTGGAATGATACAAACGGCACTGCGGGATTGACTGCGCGTTATAACATCACCGGAATGCTGCCGGGCACAACATACTATGTGTACAATACGTCAGCCGGCACACAGGAAAATCCATACACATTAACAGCCGACGCAAATGGAAACCTGCAGTCGTTTACAATCGCCCTGAACGGCAGCACAGAAATATCTGTAGGAACGCCGACAATGGTTTCAACAGCGGCATCAAACAGCAACTGGGTATGGCAACTGCCGTACACCGGAGATAAAATCAGATTAGGAAACGAAGTAAACTGGACCTGGACAACATTCAACAACAGCGGCGCGGGCTGGACAATCCCGAGAGGCTCGGCGACAAATTGGACGTGGGCGTAG
- a CDS encoding HEPN domain-containing protein, giving the protein MKNKAPDWQIWITDEMACKEWLDEYSRKRALRAETRTPKDFIKKAEHNLSFSNWLIDKHNDEIPKIFGKEENFYDWAISAFYYSIYHAAMALLAKLGVSSKSHSATLCAVIYYYYHKSMNLTKNDVALLGKCLGEEDIESFVRTKALRERANYGVSRGFEIMLAEEAKKYAETFVNKVKEIINLQ; this is encoded by the coding sequence ATGAAAAATAAAGCGCCTGATTGGCAGATTTGGATAACTGATGAGATGGCCTGCAAGGAATGGCTGGACGAATATTCAAGAAAGCGTGCGCTTAGAGCAGAGACCAGAACGCCAAAAGACTTTATTAAAAAAGCGGAGCACAATCTGTCTTTCTCTAATTGGCTGATAGACAAGCATAATGATGAAATTCCGAAAATATTCGGCAAAGAAGAGAATTTCTATGACTGGGCGATATCCGCCTTTTACTATTCGATATATCATGCGGCAATGGCTCTTTTGGCCAAATTGGGCGTTTCTTCAAAATCACATTCAGCAACTTTATGTGCCGTTATATATTACTACTACCATAAATCAATGAATTTGACAAAAAACGATGTGGCGCTGTTGGGCAAGTGCCTTGGAGAGGAAGATATAGAATCGTTTGTACGGACAAAAGCATTGAGAGAAAGAGCAAATTACGGGGTTTCTCGGGGATTTGAGATTATGCTTGCTGAAGAAGCAAAGAAATATGCCGAGACGTTTGTAAATAAAGTTAAAGAAATCATCAATCTGCAATGA
- a CDS encoding winged helix-turn-helix domain-containing protein, translated as MDITRNEMLSVLRIFKSPEKEFNATSISKELNITPMGALKILKRLEKENILAAKVAGKATFYRINFRNDYAKDYLMFVLKREAEHSSPYVKRWITEVRKIKNADIVLIFGSVLKKEGKADDVDVLIVTSQDRFEKLNEEIKDLNQINEKEMHAIFQSSKDLEENILRRDAVVLNALKGIIAFGEEKLIELVK; from the coding sequence ATGGACATTACAAGAAACGAGATGCTTAGCGTATTAAGGATATTTAAGAGTCCGGAAAAGGAATTTAACGCTACTAGCATATCCAAGGAACTGAATATCACGCCGATGGGTGCCTTAAAGATATTGAAACGGCTTGAGAAAGAAAACATATTGGCTGCAAAAGTCGCTGGTAAGGCAACATTCTACAGGATCAATTTCCGTAATGATTATGCAAAAGATTACCTAATGTTTGTTCTCAAAAGGGAAGCCGAACATAGCTCGCCGTATGTTAAGCGCTGGATTACTGAAGTCAGAAAAATAAAAAATGCGGATATTGTTCTAATTTTTGGCTCTGTTTTAAAAAAGGAAGGCAAAGCAGATGATGTTGACGTGTTGATTGTAACCAGCCAGGATAGGTTTGAAAAGTTGAATGAAGAAATCAAAGATTTGAACCAAATAAATGAAAAAGAGATGCATGCTATTTTCCAGTCCTCGAAAGATTTGGAAGAGAATATATTGAGAAGAGACGCTGTTGTGTTAAATGCATTGAAGGGAATTATCGCATTTGGGGAAGAAAAATTAATTGAGTTGGTTAAATGA
- a CDS encoding nucleotidyltransferase domain-containing protein, producing MKTRTKLIGLIYRNPGSHIRELSRALKAGMPTMAHHIKSLEKEKLIYKKKEGRNVKLYLNYGSNTIIPNIYAVEYARLNGLPAKVGNSIFEFIRQLSNKPLLTILFGSYAKGTYTDKSDVDLFLVFNTVDREDIESKIKLVKYKQGTEISPVYMTFSEFRQKLFNETDSFMQELKQNRIIVQGIEWWVLLENEK from the coding sequence ATGAAAACACGGACAAAGCTCATCGGATTAATTTATAGAAATCCTGGCAGCCATATCAGAGAACTTTCAAGGGCATTAAAAGCCGGAATGCCCACTATGGCGCATCATATAAAGTCGCTGGAAAAAGAAAAGCTGATTTACAAGAAAAAAGAAGGCAGAAATGTCAAACTATATCTGAATTATGGAAGCAATACCATAATTCCGAACATTTATGCAGTTGAATATGCGAGGCTAAATGGACTGCCGGCAAAGGTCGGAAATTCCATTTTTGAATTCATAAGACAACTGTCAAACAAACCCTTGTTGACGATTCTTTTCGGTTCTTATGCAAAAGGAACATATACTGACAAAAGCGATGTTGATTTGTTTTTGGTATTTAACACTGTTGATAGGGAAGACATCGAAAGTAAAATCAAGCTTGTTAAATATAAGCAGGGAACTGAAATTTCTCCCGTATACATGACATTTAGCGAATTCAGGCAAAAACTCTTCAATGAAACAGACAGTTTTATGCAGGAATTAAAGCAAAACCGGATAATCGTTCAAGGAATAGAATGGTGGGTGTTGTTGGAAAATGAAAAATAA
- a CDS encoding HEPN domain-containing protein, protein MSYSKNKVDWCLKKAERELKEGTKHRGLVKITPNSVKARDHIAKAEHNLKLMIYLKNSEFPDWCGPAAFYAMYHSLLAILMKFGYESGNQECTFALISNLAEEGKISFDTVLLKKIASADSEKQTEKETIISIREQHQYGTKLSMEDKTYEELLDSAKRILGVSKRIMEE, encoded by the coding sequence ATGAGCTATTCAAAAAATAAGGTTGACTGGTGCTTGAAAAAAGCCGAAAGAGAATTGAAAGAAGGAACGAAACACAGGGGATTAGTTAAAATCACTCCAAATAGTGTAAAAGCGAGGGACCATATAGCAAAAGCTGAACATAATCTGAAATTAATGATTTATCTGAAAAATAGTGAATTTCCTGATTGGTGCGGACCCGCAGCATTTTATGCGATGTATCATTCACTTTTAGCAATACTTATGAAATTTGGCTATGAATCCGGAAACCAAGAATGCACATTTGCATTAATTTCGAATTTGGCAGAGGAAGGGAAAATAAGTTTTGATACGGTTTTATTGAAAAAAATAGCAAGCGCAGATTCGGAAAAACAAACGGAAAAAGAAACAATCATAAGTATAAGAGAACAGCACCAATACGGAACAAAACTTTCGATGGAAGATAAGACTTATGAAGAATTGCTAGATTCTGCTAAAAGAATTTTGGGTGTGTCTAAAAGAATTATGGAAGAATAA